In Xanthomonas sp. SI, the following are encoded in one genomic region:
- a CDS encoding DUF2000 domain-containing protein codes for MFDTKVALIVRNDLATWQRLNVVAFLATGIAAAAPDAMGEPYVDANGHRYGNMLGQPMLVFEADLAGLQAAHRVGLEREITVLPYVFAMFATGHDDANRQAFAAEDPGDLNLVGIGLRGPKKAVEKATKRLSLHP; via the coding sequence ATGTTCGACACCAAAGTGGCTCTCATCGTCCGCAACGACCTGGCGACCTGGCAGCGGTTGAATGTCGTTGCCTTCCTCGCGACCGGCATCGCAGCGGCCGCCCCCGACGCCATGGGCGAACCCTACGTCGATGCGAACGGCCACCGCTACGGCAACATGCTCGGCCAGCCGATGCTGGTGTTCGAGGCCGACCTCGCCGGACTCCAGGCCGCGCACCGGGTGGGACTGGAACGCGAGATCACCGTGCTGCCCTATGTGTTCGCCATGTTCGCGACCGGGCACGACGACGCCAATCGCCAGGCCTTCGCCGCGGAAGACCCGGGCGATCTGAACCTCGTGGGGATCGGGTTGCGCGGGCCGAAGAAGGCCGTGGAAAAAGCCACCAAGCGCCTGTCGCTGCATCCGTGA
- a CDS encoding AraC family transcriptional regulator, with amino-acid sequence MTSSSRKTITTDDWVRIRRDRETGIESVHAHFRGHAYDPHDHDEVLVGVTLQGVQRFHCHRSLHTSTPGRAILIEPGAVHDGHAPEEDGFTYAMLYLPQSWVAEMLQRLGQWDISAIQPAFRSTLTGDAVLSAAIRQAFLAVHHGEGRLARDQSLDRMMRLLSSHLSADAQPARDSAARMVRARDFLHAQMERDVGLDELAGYADMDRFRLTRQFQRTFGLSPHAYLIRLRLRVARALLATGQEPADVALKVGFADQSHLGRWFKRAYRLTPAAYQRQCTGVLD; translated from the coding sequence ATGACATCCAGCTCCCGAAAAACGATCACCACCGACGATTGGGTCAGGATTCGCCGCGACCGGGAAACCGGGATCGAGAGCGTGCACGCGCATTTCCGCGGACACGCCTACGATCCCCACGATCATGACGAAGTGCTGGTCGGCGTCACCTTGCAGGGAGTGCAGCGGTTCCACTGCCATCGATCGCTGCATACCAGTACGCCCGGGCGCGCCATCCTCATCGAGCCCGGGGCGGTCCACGACGGGCATGCGCCCGAGGAGGACGGCTTCACCTACGCGATGCTCTACCTCCCCCAGTCCTGGGTGGCGGAGATGCTGCAACGGCTCGGCCAGTGGGACATCTCCGCGATTCAACCGGCTTTTCGGAGCACCTTGACCGGCGACGCCGTGCTGAGTGCGGCAATACGCCAGGCCTTCCTCGCCGTGCATCACGGCGAAGGCCGCCTGGCGCGGGATCAGAGCCTGGATCGCATGATGCGGCTGCTGTCCTCGCATCTGTCTGCGGATGCGCAGCCCGCGCGCGATTCGGCGGCAAGGATGGTGCGGGCCAGGGATTTCCTGCACGCGCAGATGGAACGCGACGTCGGCCTGGATGAACTTGCCGGCTACGCCGACATGGACCGGTTCCGTCTCACCCGGCAATTCCAGCGCACGTTCGGCCTGTCGCCGCACGCTTACCTGATCCGCTTGCGGTTGCGCGTCGCGCGCGCCCTGCTGGCCACGGGCCAGGAACCGGCGGACGTGGCGCTCAAGGTCGGCTTTGCCGATCAAAGCCATCTGGGCCGCTGGTTCAAGCGCGCCTACCGGCTCACCCCGGCCGCGTACCAGCGGCAGTGCACAGGCGTTCTAGATTGA
- a CDS encoding tRNA (cytidine(34)-2'-O)-methyltransferase, which produces MTATPTLHVLLFQPEIPPNTGNAIRLCANTGAQLHLIEPLGFDLEDKQLKRAGLDYHEYARLQVHASLDAALQSIAPRRLFALSTRSDTRYDAPAFADGDAFLFGPETRGLPAEVLEQVPPAQRLRLPMRPHNRSLNLSNAVAVVVFEAWRQLGFPGAD; this is translated from the coding sequence ATGACCGCCACGCCCACGCTGCATGTCCTGCTGTTCCAACCCGAAATACCGCCCAACACGGGCAACGCCATCCGCCTTTGCGCGAATACCGGCGCGCAGCTGCACCTGATCGAGCCGCTCGGCTTCGACCTCGAGGACAAGCAGCTCAAACGCGCCGGCCTGGATTACCACGAGTACGCACGCCTGCAGGTCCACGCTTCGCTGGACGCCGCGTTGCAAAGCATCGCCCCGCGCCGCCTGTTCGCCCTGAGTACCCGCAGCGACACCCGCTACGATGCGCCCGCCTTCGCCGACGGCGATGCGTTCCTGTTCGGCCCGGAGACCCGCGGCCTGCCGGCCGAGGTGCTGGAACAGGTTCCGCCCGCGCAACGCCTGCGCCTGCCGATGCGCCCGCACAACCGCAGCCTCAACCTGTCCAACGCGGTGGCGGTGGTAGTGTTCGAAGCATGGCGGCAACTGGGCTTCCCCGGCGCGGATTGA
- a CDS encoding pitrilysin family protein, whose product MTVSIRPRGALLAIALSTALGALSYAPPSSAARQPAAAKVDIAFEQFTLPNGLRVVVHTDRKAPIVAVNLWYHVGAKDEPAGRTGFAHLFEHLMFQGSENHSGEFFEPFKQVGATDQNGTTNSDRTNYFENVPTTALDMALWMESDRMGHLVGAIDQAALDEQRGVVQNEKRQGENQPYGQAWDKLSRALYPKGHPYHHSVIGSMNDLNAASLADVKQWFRTWYGPNNAVLVLAGDIDVATAKEKVARYFGDIPAGPSMAQPQVDVAQHTQSTRETMTDKVPQARIYRVWNVAQTGTEDIDRLQLLAQVLGGAKSSRLDRRLVHEDKLVDQISAGAWPSQLGSSFGIIATVKQGVDPAKVEAVIDEELRKLLDKGPDKDELLRAKTAFRAGFVRGIERIGGFGGKADALAECTVFTGDPGCFRTSLATIESTRARDLKAVGRKWLGKGDHTLVVEPGERVALAEEPAVQPAPLNPPPVDPKYRALPSVVDRSAGPPKTTQFPQLKFPALQRATLKNGTRLILAERHDVPVVQFSYEFPGGFSADQGRKSGTANFTMGMLDEGAGTYDSLGFADAADTLGATLSAGASLDGSSAYLSALKENLAPSLALYADMLRRPRFEQKEIERIKASWIAGIRQEKAQPNAVAMRVLPPLLYGAGHPYAIPFSGSGTEPAIEALERTDLVDFQRDWIRPEQATLIVVGDTTLAEVVPLLDAQFGDWKGEGAAPSLQAPAAVPRPSKSRVYLIDQPGAVQANLFAAELVPPTTDASSIRFDTANGVLGGDFTSRLNMNLRENKHWSYGARSSASNTLGQRPWSAAAPVQIDKTAPALQEMQKEISVFASGKLPPTAEEVARIRNIQTLSLPGAYETASSVLGAIGGIVRYGRPDDYVFKRKAEIEAMTPAQVAQAAATLDANALTWVVVGDLKQIERPVRALKLGEVTVIDADGKPQGAAAPVAPKR is encoded by the coding sequence ATGACCGTGTCGATCCGCCCCCGTGGGGCGCTGCTGGCCATCGCCCTGTCCACCGCGCTCGGCGCGCTGAGCTACGCGCCTCCGTCCAGTGCGGCCAGGCAGCCGGCTGCGGCGAAAGTGGACATCGCGTTCGAGCAGTTCACCCTGCCCAATGGCCTGCGCGTGGTGGTGCATACCGATCGCAAGGCGCCGATCGTGGCGGTCAATCTCTGGTACCACGTCGGCGCCAAGGACGAGCCGGCCGGGCGCACCGGTTTCGCGCACCTGTTCGAACACCTGATGTTCCAGGGCAGCGAGAACCACAGCGGCGAATTCTTTGAACCGTTCAAGCAGGTCGGCGCCACCGACCAGAACGGCACCACCAACAGCGACCGCACCAACTATTTCGAGAACGTGCCGACCACCGCGCTGGACATGGCGCTGTGGATGGAGTCCGACCGCATGGGCCACCTCGTCGGCGCCATCGATCAGGCCGCGCTCGACGAGCAGCGCGGCGTGGTCCAGAACGAGAAGCGGCAGGGCGAGAACCAGCCCTACGGCCAGGCCTGGGACAAGCTGAGCCGCGCGCTGTACCCGAAGGGCCACCCGTACCACCACAGCGTGATCGGCTCGATGAACGACCTCAACGCCGCCTCGCTGGCCGACGTGAAGCAGTGGTTCCGCACCTGGTACGGGCCGAACAACGCGGTACTGGTGCTGGCCGGCGACATCGACGTGGCCACCGCCAAAGAGAAGGTCGCCCGTTACTTCGGCGATATTCCGGCCGGGCCGAGCATGGCGCAGCCGCAGGTCGACGTGGCCCAGCACACCCAGTCCACCCGCGAGACGATGACCGACAAGGTGCCGCAGGCGCGCATCTACCGCGTCTGGAACGTGGCCCAGACCGGCACCGAGGACATCGACCGCCTGCAGCTGCTGGCGCAGGTGCTGGGCGGCGCCAAGTCGTCGCGGCTGGACCGGCGCCTGGTGCACGAGGACAAGCTGGTCGACCAGATCAGCGCCGGCGCCTGGCCGTCGCAGCTGGGCTCCAGCTTCGGCATCATCGCCACGGTGAAGCAGGGCGTGGATCCGGCCAAGGTCGAGGCGGTGATCGACGAGGAACTGCGCAAGCTGCTCGACAAGGGGCCGGACAAGGACGAGCTGCTGCGCGCCAAGACCGCGTTCCGCGCCGGCTTCGTGCGCGGCATCGAGCGCATCGGCGGGTTCGGCGGCAAGGCCGATGCGCTGGCCGAGTGCACGGTGTTCACCGGCGATCCGGGCTGCTTCCGCACCTCGTTGGCCACGATCGAGTCCACCCGCGCGCGCGATCTGAAGGCGGTGGGCCGCAAGTGGCTGGGCAAGGGCGACCACACCCTGGTGGTGGAGCCGGGCGAGCGCGTGGCGCTGGCCGAAGAGCCGGCCGTGCAGCCGGCGCCGCTGAATCCGCCGCCGGTCGATCCGAAGTACCGCGCGCTGCCCAGCGTCGTCGATCGCAGCGCCGGCCCGCCCAAGACCACCCAGTTCCCGCAGCTGAAGTTCCCGGCGCTGCAGCGCGCCACGCTGAAGAACGGCACCCGGTTGATCCTGGCCGAGCGCCACGACGTGCCGGTGGTGCAGTTCAGCTACGAATTCCCGGGCGGCTTCAGTGCCGACCAGGGGCGCAAGTCGGGCACCGCCAACTTCACCATGGGCATGCTCGACGAAGGCGCCGGCACCTACGACTCGCTGGGCTTCGCCGATGCCGCCGACACCCTGGGCGCCACGCTCAGCGCCGGCGCCTCGCTGGACGGCAGCAGCGCCTACTTGTCCGCATTGAAAGAGAACCTGGCGCCGTCGCTGGCGCTGTACGCCGACATGCTGCGGCGCCCGCGCTTCGAGCAGAAGGAGATCGAGCGGATCAAGGCGAGCTGGATCGCCGGCATCCGCCAGGAGAAGGCGCAGCCCAACGCGGTGGCGATGCGGGTGCTGCCGCCGCTGCTGTACGGCGCCGGCCATCCGTATGCGATCCCGTTCAGCGGCAGCGGCACCGAGCCGGCGATCGAGGCGCTGGAGCGCACCGACCTGGTGGACTTCCAGCGCGACTGGATCCGTCCCGAACAAGCCACCCTGATCGTGGTCGGCGACACCACCCTGGCCGAGGTGGTGCCGCTGCTGGACGCGCAGTTCGGCGACTGGAAGGGCGAGGGCGCGGCGCCGTCGCTGCAGGCGCCGGCGGCGGTGCCGCGTCCGAGCAAGTCGCGGGTGTACCTGATCGACCAGCCCGGCGCGGTGCAGGCCAACCTGTTCGCCGCCGAACTGGTGCCGCCGACCACCGATGCGTCCTCGATCCGGTTCGACACCGCCAACGGCGTGCTCGGCGGCGACTTCACCTCGCGGCTGAACATGAACCTGCGCGAGAACAAGCACTGGTCGTACGGCGCGCGCAGTTCGGCCTCCAACACCCTTGGCCAGCGCCCGTGGTCGGCCGCCGCGCCGGTGCAGATCGACAAGACCGCGCCGGCGCTGCAGGAGATGCAGAAGGAGATCAGCGTCTTCGCCAGCGGCAAGCTGCCGCCGACGGCGGAGGAAGTGGCGCGGATCCGCAACATCCAGACCCTGAGCCTGCCTGGCGCCTACGAGACCGCCAGTTCGGTGCTCGGTGCGATCGGCGGCATCGTCCGCTACGGGCGCCCCGACGACTACGTGTTCAAGCGCAAGGCCGAGATCGAGGCGATGACCCCGGCGCAGGTGGCGCAGGCCGCCGCGACTCTGGACGCGAACGCGCTGACCTGGGTGGTGGTGGGCGACCTGAAGCAGATCGAGCGCCCGGTACGCGCGCTGAAGCTGGGCGAAGTGACGGTGATCGACGCCGACGGCAAGCCGCAGGGCGCGGCCGCGCCGGTCGCGCCCAAGCGCTGA
- a CDS encoding DUF4156 domain-containing protein: protein MRLLIALLLLASLAACTWVPMAPEGKTVRVLPPGQAPAGCEKRGEVVVSVKSNVGFYQRNPLRVREELETLARNEAPGVGANTVQAMGEPVDGDQRYAAYQCSVR from the coding sequence ATGCGCCTACTGATCGCGTTGCTCCTGCTCGCCAGTCTCGCTGCCTGCACCTGGGTGCCGATGGCGCCGGAAGGCAAGACCGTGCGCGTGCTGCCGCCAGGGCAGGCGCCGGCCGGCTGCGAGAAGCGGGGCGAGGTGGTGGTGTCGGTGAAGAGCAACGTGGGCTTCTACCAGCGCAACCCGCTGCGGGTGCGCGAGGAACTGGAGACCCTGGCGCGCAACGAGGCCCCCGGCGTCGGCGCGAATACCGTGCAGGCGATGGGCGAACCGGTCGACGGCGACCAACGCTACGCCGCCTATCAGTGCAGCGTTCGCTGA
- a CDS encoding 3-oxoacyl-ACP synthase III: protein MLFNNVSIAGLAHIDAPHTLTSKQINERLQPTYDRLGIRTDVLGDVAGIHARRMWDADMQASDAATLAARKAMTDAGITAGQVGLLVNTSVSRDYLEPSTASIVSGNLGVGEECVTFDVANACLAFINGMDIAARMIERGEVDYALVVDGETANLVYEKTLERMTSPDVTAQEFRDELAALTLGCGAAAMVMARAELVPDAPRYRGGVTRSATEWNTLCRGNLDRMVTDTRMLLIEGLKLAQKTFIAAMQALGWAVDELDQFVIHQVSLPHTQAFIKNFGIDPKKVMTIFGEHGNIGPASVPIVLSKLRELGRLKKGDRIALMGIGSGLNCSMAEVVW from the coding sequence ATGCTCTTCAACAATGTCTCCATCGCGGGACTGGCGCATATCGATGCGCCGCACACGCTGACTTCCAAGCAGATCAACGAACGCCTGCAGCCGACCTACGATCGCCTCGGCATCCGCACCGACGTGCTCGGCGACGTCGCCGGCATCCACGCGCGGCGCATGTGGGATGCGGACATGCAGGCATCCGATGCGGCCACCCTGGCGGCCCGCAAGGCGATGACCGACGCCGGCATCACCGCCGGCCAGGTCGGGCTGTTGGTCAATACCTCGGTCAGCCGCGACTACCTGGAACCGTCCACCGCCAGCATCGTCTCCGGCAACCTGGGCGTGGGCGAGGAATGCGTGACCTTCGACGTCGCCAATGCCTGCCTGGCCTTCATCAACGGCATGGACATCGCGGCGCGGATGATCGAGCGCGGCGAAGTCGACTATGCGCTGGTGGTGGATGGCGAGACCGCCAACCTGGTGTACGAGAAGACCCTGGAGCGGATGACCTCCCCGGACGTGACCGCACAGGAATTCCGCGACGAGCTGGCCGCGCTGACCCTGGGCTGCGGCGCCGCGGCGATGGTGATGGCGCGCGCCGAGCTGGTTCCCGACGCCCCGCGCTACCGCGGCGGCGTGACCCGTTCGGCCACCGAGTGGAACACCCTGTGCCGGGGCAACCTGGACCGCATGGTCACCGATACCCGCATGCTGCTGATCGAAGGCCTCAAGCTGGCGCAGAAGACCTTCATCGCCGCCATGCAGGCGCTGGGCTGGGCGGTGGACGAGCTGGACCAGTTCGTGATCCACCAGGTCAGCCTGCCGCACACCCAGGCCTTCATCAAGAACTTCGGCATCGACCCGAAGAAGGTGATGACCATCTTCGGCGAGCACGGCAACATCGGCCCGGCCAGCGTGCCGATCGTGCTGAGCAAGCTGCGCGAACTGGGGCGGCTGAAGAAGGGCGACCGGATCGCGCTGATGGGCATCGGCTCGGGCCTGAACTGTTCGATGGCCGAGGTGGTCTGGTAG
- a CDS encoding Fic family protein, which yields MPPRRSTGHYVSGSLAGSRYQAFVPDPLPPVPPLDLAAPELIARKERADQALGRLDGITLMLPDPELFLYQYVRKEALLSSQIEGTQSSLSDLLLFELDEAPGVPLDDVEEVSNYVAALNHGLKRLRQDDFPLSLRLIREMHALLLRGGRGAGKRPGEFRAGQVWIGGASPALAHFVPPPPEALETVLGAFERFLHAPASDVSPLVKAALAHVQFETIHPFSDGNGRLGRLLIALILCNEGVLREPSLYLSLFFKRHRAQYYERLNGVRTEGDWEGWLGFFLDGVADTAQQAVSTAQRLLALLAQDRARIAGLGTRAGNVGLVFEQFARRVLLGVPQVQPHLALSAPTIRAAIRTLQELAIVNELTGQQRHRVFAYQAYLDILSEGAQPL from the coding sequence ATGCCTCCCCGCCGTTCCACCGGCCATTATGTTTCCGGTTCGCTGGCCGGGAGTCGTTACCAGGCGTTCGTCCCTGATCCGCTGCCGCCTGTGCCGCCGCTGGATCTGGCCGCGCCGGAATTGATCGCTCGCAAGGAGCGGGCGGACCAGGCCCTGGGACGCCTGGATGGCATCACCTTGATGCTGCCGGATCCGGAACTGTTCCTCTATCAATACGTGCGCAAGGAAGCGCTGCTGTCCTCGCAGATCGAGGGGACGCAGTCGTCGTTGTCGGACTTGTTGCTGTTCGAGTTGGACGAGGCGCCGGGCGTGCCGCTGGACGACGTGGAGGAGGTGTCCAACTACGTCGCCGCGCTGAACCACGGGCTCAAGCGTTTGCGCCAGGACGACTTCCCGCTGTCCTTGCGCTTGATCCGGGAAATGCACGCCTTGCTGTTGCGGGGTGGGCGCGGTGCCGGCAAGCGGCCCGGCGAATTCCGCGCGGGACAGGTATGGATCGGCGGCGCCTCGCCGGCGTTGGCGCACTTCGTGCCGCCGCCGCCCGAAGCCCTGGAGACGGTGCTGGGCGCATTCGAACGCTTCCTGCATGCGCCGGCCAGCGACGTGTCGCCGCTGGTCAAGGCCGCGTTGGCGCATGTGCAGTTCGAGACGATCCATCCTTTCAGCGACGGCAACGGCCGGCTGGGGCGGCTGCTGATCGCGTTGATCCTGTGCAATGAAGGCGTCTTGCGCGAACCAAGTCTGTATCTGAGCCTGTTCTTCAAGCGGCATCGCGCGCAGTACTACGAGCGCCTCAACGGCGTGCGCACCGAGGGTGACTGGGAAGGATGGCTGGGATTCTTCCTCGACGGCGTCGCGGATACGGCGCAGCAAGCGGTCAGCACGGCGCAGCGTTTGCTGGCGCTGTTGGCGCAAGATCGTGCGCGGATTGCCGGCCTGGGCACGCGTGCCGGCAATGTCGGACTGGTGTTCGAGCAGTTCGCGCGCAGGGTGCTGCTGGGCGTGCCGCAGGTGCAGCCGCATCTGGCGCTGAGCGCACCGACGATCCGCGCGGCCATCCGTACCCTGCAGGAACTGGCGATCGTCAACGAACTCACCGGCCAGCAGCGGCATCGCGTCTTCGCCTATCAGGCGTACCTGGACATCCTCAGCGAAGGCGCGCAGCCGCTATGA
- a CDS encoding alpha/beta fold hydrolase, protein MNYPGYPFTPQRFQVRPGLAMSYLDEGPRDGEVIVMLHGNPSWSYLWRHLVSGLSDRYRCIVPDHIGMGLSDKPDDAPGAQPGYDYTLQSRVDDLDALLRHLGIDGPVTLAVHDWGGMIGFGWALSHHAQVKRLVITNTAAFPLPAAKPMPWQIAMGRHWRPGEWFIRTFNAFSSGASWLGVSRRMPADVRRAYVAPYDSWANRISTIRFMQDIPLSPADKAWSLLERSAQALPSFADRPAFIAWGLRDICFDHHFLAGFRQALPQAEVMTFEDANHYVLEDKHEVLVPAIRTFLDTHPLG, encoded by the coding sequence ATGAACTACCCCGGCTACCCCTTCACCCCGCAGCGTTTCCAGGTCCGTCCGGGGCTGGCGATGTCCTACCTCGACGAAGGCCCGCGCGACGGCGAGGTGATCGTGATGCTGCACGGCAATCCGTCGTGGAGCTATCTATGGCGGCATCTGGTGAGCGGACTGTCGGACCGCTACCGCTGCATCGTGCCCGACCATATCGGCATGGGCCTGTCGGACAAGCCGGACGATGCGCCGGGCGCGCAGCCGGGCTACGACTACACCTTGCAGTCGCGCGTGGACGATCTCGACGCGCTGCTGCGGCACCTGGGCATCGACGGGCCGGTGACGCTGGCGGTGCACGACTGGGGCGGCATGATCGGCTTCGGCTGGGCGCTGTCGCACCACGCGCAGGTCAAGCGGCTGGTGATCACCAACACCGCTGCGTTCCCGTTGCCGGCGGCCAAGCCGATGCCGTGGCAGATCGCGATGGGCCGGCACTGGCGTCCGGGCGAGTGGTTCATCCGCACCTTCAACGCGTTCTCCTCCGGCGCATCGTGGCTGGGCGTGTCGCGGCGCATGCCGGCCGACGTGCGCCGCGCCTACGTGGCGCCGTACGACAGTTGGGCCAACCGCATTTCCACGATCCGCTTCATGCAGGACATCCCGCTGTCGCCGGCCGACAAGGCCTGGTCGCTGCTGGAACGTTCGGCGCAGGCGTTGCCGTCGTTCGCCGACCGCCCGGCGTTCATCGCCTGGGGCCTGCGCGACATCTGCTTCGACCATCACTTCCTGGCCGGTTTCCGCCAGGCGCTGCCGCAGGCTGAGGTGATGACGTTCGAGGACGCCAACCACTACGTGCTCGAAGACAAGCACGAGGTGTTGGTGCCGGCGATCCGCACCTTTCTGGACACGCATCCGCTGGGCTGA
- a CDS encoding YkgJ family cysteine cluster protein, whose product MAHPCLTCGACCAYFRVSFHWSEADPELGGRVPFALTEPLRTHERVMRGTSQAQPRCVALDAEIGRYSRCTIHDRRPSVCAAVPASLEFGERSAQCDKSRLAHGLPLLTADDWDGVTERNLPDA is encoded by the coding sequence ATGGCACATCCCTGCCTCACCTGCGGCGCCTGCTGCGCCTACTTCCGCGTCAGCTTCCACTGGAGCGAAGCCGATCCCGAGCTGGGCGGCAGGGTCCCGTTCGCGCTCACCGAGCCGTTGCGCACCCACGAACGGGTGATGCGCGGCACCTCGCAGGCGCAGCCGCGCTGCGTGGCGCTGGATGCCGAGATCGGCCGCTACAGCCGCTGCACGATCCACGACCGGCGTCCCTCGGTGTGCGCCGCGGTACCCGCCTCGCTGGAGTTCGGCGAGCGCAGCGCGCAGTGCGACAAGTCGCGGCTGGCGCATGGTTTGCCATTGTTGACCGCGGACGACTGGGATGGCGTGACCGAGCGCAATCTTCCGGACGCCTGA
- the oleC gene encoding olefin beta-lactone synthetase has product MTTTPICNIAATLPPLARERPDQIAIRCPGRRGADGLAAYDVTLSYAQLDARSDAIAAGLGGYGIGRGTRTVVMVRPSPEFFLLMFALFKAGAVPVLVDPGIDKRALKQCLDEAQPEAFIGIPLAQLARRLLGWARSARRIVTVGRRWAWGGTTLAQIERAGSGAGSQLADTAADDVAAILFTSGSTGVPKGVVYRHRHFVGQIELMRNAFGMQPGGIDLPTFPPFALFDPALGLTSVIPDMDPTRPASADPRKLHDAIDRFGVTQLFGSPALMRVLADYGRPLPNVRCATSAGAPVPPEIVAKICSLLPEDGKLWTPYGATECLPVAAIEGRELQDTRAATETGAGTCVGAVVAPNVVRIIAIDDAAIPEWPGVRELPAGTVGEITVAGPTTTDTYFNRDAATRIAKIRERLDDGSERIVHRMGDIGYFDAQGRLWFCGRKTQRVETAQGPLYTEQVEPIFNTLPWLRRSALVGIGAAGAQRPVLCYELQAGVAPPTQPEAVLRALAQTHAHTAGIADFLRHPGFPVDIRHNAKIGREKLALWAKDRVR; this is encoded by the coding sequence ATGACTACGACCCCCATCTGCAACATCGCCGCGACGCTGCCGCCGTTGGCGCGCGAGCGCCCCGACCAGATCGCCATCCGCTGCCCCGGCCGCCGCGGCGCCGACGGCCTGGCCGCCTACGACGTGACCCTGAGCTATGCGCAGCTGGATGCGCGCAGCGACGCGATCGCCGCCGGGCTGGGCGGCTACGGCATCGGCCGCGGCACCCGCACGGTGGTGATGGTGCGACCGTCGCCGGAATTCTTCCTGCTGATGTTCGCGCTGTTCAAGGCCGGTGCGGTGCCGGTGCTGGTGGATCCGGGCATCGACAAGCGCGCGCTCAAGCAGTGCCTGGACGAGGCGCAGCCGGAGGCGTTCATCGGCATCCCGCTGGCGCAGCTGGCGCGGCGCTTGCTGGGCTGGGCGCGCTCGGCGCGGCGCATCGTCACCGTGGGCCGGCGCTGGGCCTGGGGCGGCACCACGCTGGCGCAGATCGAGCGTGCCGGCAGTGGCGCCGGTAGCCAACTGGCCGACACCGCGGCCGACGACGTGGCCGCGATCCTGTTCACCAGCGGCTCCACCGGCGTGCCCAAGGGCGTGGTCTACCGGCATCGCCATTTCGTCGGCCAGATCGAGCTGATGCGCAACGCGTTCGGCATGCAGCCCGGCGGCATCGACCTGCCGACCTTCCCGCCGTTCGCCCTGTTCGATCCGGCGCTGGGGCTGACCTCGGTGATCCCGGACATGGACCCGACGCGTCCGGCCAGCGCCGATCCGCGCAAGCTGCACGATGCGATCGACCGCTTCGGGGTGACCCAGCTGTTCGGTTCGCCGGCGCTGATGCGGGTGCTGGCCGACTACGGCCGGCCGTTGCCGAACGTGCGCTGTGCGACCTCGGCCGGCGCGCCGGTGCCGCCGGAAATCGTGGCCAAGATCTGCAGCCTGCTGCCGGAGGACGGCAAGCTGTGGACGCCGTACGGCGCCACCGAGTGCCTGCCGGTGGCGGCGATCGAAGGCCGCGAACTGCAGGACACGCGCGCGGCCACCGAAACCGGCGCCGGCACCTGCGTCGGCGCGGTGGTGGCGCCGAACGTGGTGCGCATCATCGCCATCGACGATGCGGCGATCCCCGAATGGCCCGGCGTGCGCGAGCTGCCGGCGGGCACGGTCGGCGAAATCACCGTGGCCGGGCCGACCACCACCGATACCTATTTCAACCGCGATGCGGCCACGCGCATCGCCAAGATCCGCGAGCGCCTGGACGACGGCAGCGAGCGCATCGTGCACCGCATGGGCGACATCGGCTACTTCGACGCGCAGGGCCGGCTGTGGTTCTGCGGGCGCAAGACCCAGCGCGTGGAGACCGCGCAGGGGCCGCTGTACACCGAGCAGGTCGAGCCGATCTTCAACACCTTGCCGTGGCTGCGCCGCAGCGCGCTGGTCGGGATCGGCGCGGCGGGCGCGCAGCGGCCGGTGCTGTGCTACGAACTGCAGGCGGGCGTGGCGCCGCCGACGCAGCCGGAAGCCGTGCTGCGCGCGCTGGCGCAGACGCATGCGCACACCGCCGGCATCGCCGACTTCCTGCGCCATCCAGGCTTCCCGGTGGATATCCGCCACAACGCCAAGATCGGCCGCGAGAAGCTGGCGCTGTGGGCCAAGGACCGCGTGCGCTGA